The following coding sequences are from one Methanohalophilus halophilus window:
- a CDS encoding nicotinamide-nucleotide adenylyltransferase produces the protein MHLKRAFYIGRFQPFHKGHYSVIKTIGKDIDELVIGVGSAQRSHETPNPFTAGERIMMIRHSLADTDIKHYAVPIDDIQQNAVWVSYVTARTPPFDIVYSNNPLILELFEEAGIETKQPPMYHRDKYSGTLIREKMIAGEKWEQLVPESVTEVIEEIDGVRRLKHVSGSDQTF, from the coding sequence ATGCATCTTAAAAGGGCATTCTATATCGGGCGCTTCCAGCCATTCCATAAAGGCCATTATTCGGTCATAAAAACGATTGGAAAGGATATTGATGAACTCGTAATAGGTGTCGGAAGCGCTCAAAGAAGCCACGAAACACCGAACCCCTTTACTGCCGGTGAACGCATAATGATGATTCGCCATTCTCTTGCAGATACGGATATCAAACATTATGCAGTTCCCATCGATGATATCCAGCAAAACGCAGTTTGGGTTTCCTATGTCACAGCACGGACTCCTCCTTTTGACATAGTCTATTCCAACAATCCTCTAATCCTCGAGCTTTTCGAAGAAGCAGGCATAGAAACAAAGCAACCTCCCATGTATCATCGGGACAAGTATTCAGGCACCCTAATCCGTGAAAAGATGATTGCCGGTGAAAAGTGGGAGCAACTAGTCCCTGAATCTGTTACAGAAGTTATTGAAGAGATTGATGGTGTCAGGAGATTAAAACATGTCTCCGGCAGCGATCAAACTTTCTGA
- the fpoF gene encoding F420H2 dehydrogenase subunit FpoF codes for MVHPKILEVIDYDVCTACGACVSACPAGAIVMNKRAEVRDPDNLELYTKGAAPNVCEGCYTCGRICPVVDGYVEDEFANVRSFFGAKSNIEGQDGGVTTAIASKLLELGEVDCFVGITRNDNWETELEVFTDPEQIKRAKGTKYTYDSVLSALKDPFEQYDKIGVIGVPCQAHGARLISENVNDKIVVIIGLLCMESFYHDVMSEKIIKEIMELNPEDVVKFDFAKGKFWAYTKDGESHSVKIPQVGPHARNPCHHCCDYTSVSADISIGSVGAPDGWNSVMIRTDEGEKYFKMAEDELEIMEDPKPGIDLVKKLATMKHNNNSQHYLEVCEKFSFDECGIR; via the coding sequence ATGGTTCATCCGAAGATACTAGAGGTCATTGATTATGACGTCTGTACCGCTTGTGGGGCATGTGTTTCGGCATGCCCTGCCGGTGCCATCGTCATGAACAAAAGGGCCGAAGTAAGAGACCCGGACAATTTGGAGCTATACACCAAAGGTGCTGCCCCAAATGTCTGTGAAGGTTGCTATACGTGTGGGCGCATCTGTCCTGTAGTGGATGGGTATGTCGAGGACGAATTCGCAAATGTCAGGAGTTTCTTTGGTGCAAAAAGTAACATCGAAGGACAGGACGGTGGTGTAACAACTGCAATTGCAAGCAAACTGCTTGAATTGGGAGAAGTGGACTGCTTTGTGGGAATCACCCGCAATGACAACTGGGAAACCGAACTGGAAGTCTTCACCGATCCAGAACAAATCAAGAGAGCCAAAGGTACCAAATATACATATGATTCCGTACTTTCTGCCCTGAAGGACCCCTTCGAACAATATGATAAAATCGGTGTAATCGGCGTACCCTGCCAGGCTCACGGTGCACGTCTGATCTCTGAAAATGTCAATGACAAGATCGTGGTTATTATAGGGCTTCTTTGTATGGAAAGTTTCTATCATGATGTAATGTCTGAAAAAATCATAAAAGAGATAATGGAACTCAATCCTGAAGATGTTGTAAAATTCGACTTCGCAAAGGGTAAATTCTGGGCATATACAAAGGATGGCGAAAGTCACAGTGTCAAGATTCCACAAGTTGGCCCGCATGCAAGGAATCCCTGCCACCATTGCTGTGATTACACATCAGTTTCAGCAGATATATCAATAGGTTCTGTGGGTGCACCGGACGGATGGAACAGTGTCATGATCCGTACAGACGAGGGTGAAAAATACTTCAAGATGGCCGAAGATGAGCTTGAGATAATGGAAGATCCAAAACCTGGAATTGACCTTGTCAAGAAACTGGCAACCATGAAACACAACAACAATTCACAACATTATCTTGAAGTTTGCGAGAAGTTTAGCTTCGATGAATGTGGCATCAGATGA
- a CDS encoding adenylate kinase family protein, protein MFIALTGTPGCGKTSVSGLLENEFGYRVVHLNELIKSENLFIEEDKQRDCVVTDLDVVQKRLSPIEEFENPVIIDSHMAHLIADISIVLRTAPGELKKRLEKRGYKPAKVDENIEAECLDVILVESVENCEMVFEVDTTGRSMSEVAEDVREIIDSISPGHPPLDKFKPGAFDWSGEIF, encoded by the coding sequence ATGTTTATTGCTTTAACCGGCACTCCGGGATGCGGGAAAACATCTGTATCCGGACTGCTTGAGAATGAATTTGGGTATCGGGTAGTTCATCTGAACGAACTCATAAAATCCGAGAATCTTTTCATAGAAGAAGATAAGCAACGGGACTGTGTAGTTACTGACCTTGATGTGGTACAAAAGCGACTGTCACCCATAGAAGAATTTGAAAATCCTGTAATCATTGACAGCCACATGGCCCATCTGATTGCAGATATTTCCATCGTGTTACGTACGGCTCCCGGTGAACTCAAAAAAAGACTTGAGAAAAGGGGATATAAACCTGCAAAAGTTGATGAGAATATAGAAGCAGAATGTCTCGATGTTATACTTGTAGAATCAGTTGAGAACTGTGAAATGGTATTTGAAGTTGATACCACAGGTCGAAGTATGAGTGAAGTTGCGGAGGATGTAAGAGAGATAATCGATAGCATATCCCCAGGACATCCGCCCCTTGATAAATTCAAACCCGGTGCTTTTGATTGGAGCGGGGAAATATTCTGA